The Schistocerca americana isolate TAMUIC-IGC-003095 unplaced genomic scaffold, iqSchAmer2.1 HiC_scaffold_493, whole genome shotgun sequence genome contains a region encoding:
- the LOC124585281 gene encoding repetin-like: MTAQLARTAQTERTAQLERTAQLERTAQLVRTAHLERTAHRERTAQLERTAQLERTAQLERTAHLERTAQLERTAQLERTAQLERTAQLERTAQLPRTAKLARKAKLARTARIAMTARLRGKHSLRGQHSLRGKHSLRRAAQFARTAQLARTAELARTAQLARTAQLTRTAQLARTAQLVRTAQLARTSQLARTVQLERTAQLERTAQLERTAQLEQTAQLEWTAQLEKTAQLEGTALLKRKALLGRKAQLARTAKLTRTAELARTARHARTARLARTAQLAKTAQLARTAQLARTAQLARKAQLARTAQLARNAQVARTAQLERTAQLDRTAQLERTAQLERKAQLERTAQLQRTAQLERTAQLERTAQLERAAELERAAQLEATAQLARTAQLARTAHFARTAQFARTAQLARTAQLARRERLARTAQVARTAQVARTAQLPRTAKLARTAQLVRTAQLARTAPLGGQHSLRGQHSLRGQHSLRGQHSLRGQLRLRGQLNLRGELNLSRLLNLRGKLNLRGQLNLREQLNLRGQLHLRGLHNLRRQHNLRGQQSLLGQQSLRGQNSLRGQHGFSQRLGGQLSLRGQQSLRGQHSLRGRHGLRGQHGLRGQHSLRGQHGLRGEHSLRGQHSLRGQLNLRGQLNLRGQLNLRGQLNLRVQLNLTAQFETTGQLERTAQLERTAQLERAAELERGAQLETTAQLAWTAQLARTAQLARTAQLARTAQLARTAQLPRTAQLARRERLVRTVQVARTAQVARTAQLPRTAQLARTAQLARTAQLARTAQLARTAQLARTAQLARTARLARKAQVAKTAQLERTAQLGRTAQLERTAQVERTAQLERTAQLERTAHLERTAQLARTAREDSSS; encoded by the exons atgacagcacagcttgcgaggacagctcaaactgagaggactgctcaacttgagaggacagctcaacttgagaggacagcacaacttgtgaggacagcacatctAGAGAGGACTGCTCAtcgagagaggacagctcaacttgagaggacagctcaacttgagaggacagctcaacttgagaggacagctcatcttgagaggacagctcaacttgagaggacagctcaacttgagaggacagctcaacttgagaggacagcacaacttgagaggacagcacagcttccgaggacagcaaagcttgccaggaaagcaaagcttgcgaggacagcacggattgcgatgacagcacg cttgcgaggaaagcacagcttgcgaggacagcacagcttgcgaggaaagcacagcttacgaagggcagcacagtttgcgaggacagcacagcttgcgaggacagcagagcttgcaaggacagcacagcttgcgaggacagcacagctaacgaggacagcacagcttgcgaggacagcacagcttgtgaggacggcacagcttgcgaggacatcacagcttgcgaggacagttcaacttgagaggacagctcaacttgagaggacagctcagcttgagaggacagctcaacttgagcagacagctcaacttgagtggacagctcaacttgagaagacagctcaacttgaggggactgcactacttaagaggaaagcactacttgggaggaaagcacaacttgcgaggacagcaaagctgacgaggacagcagagcttgcaaggacagcacggcatgcgaggacagcacggcttgcaaggacagcacagcttgcgaagacagcacagcttgcgaggacagcacagcttgcgaggacagcacagcttgcgaggaaagcacagcttgcgaggacagcacagcttgcgaggaatgcacaggttgcgaggacagctcagcttgagaggacagctcaacttgacaggacagctcaacttgagcggactgctcaacttgagaggaaagctcaacttgagaggacagctcaacttcagaggacagctcaacttgagaggacagctcaacttgagaggacagctcaacttgagagggcagctgaacttgagagggcagctcaacttgaggcgacagcacagcttgcgaggacagcacagcttgcgaggacagcacattttgcgaggacagcacagtttgcgaggacagcacagcttgcgaggacagcacagcttgcgaggagagaacggcttgcgaggacagcacaggttgcgaggacagcacaggttgcaaggacagcacagcttccaaggacagcaaagcttgcgaggacggcacagcttgtgaggacagcacagcttgcgaggacagcaccgctgggaggacagcacagcttgcgaggacagcacagcttgcgaggacagcacagcttgcgaggacagcacagcttgcgaggacagctcagattgagaggacagctcaacttgagaggagagctcaacttgagcagactgctcaacttgagaggaaagctcaacttgagaggacagctcaatttgagagaacagctcaacttgagaggacagctgcacttgagaggactgcacaacttgagaagacagcacaatttgcgaggacagcaaagcttgctaggacagcaaagtttgcgagggcagaacagcttgcgaggacagcacggcttctca cagaggttgggaggtcagctcagcttgcgtggacagcagagcttgcgaggacagcacagcttgcgaggacgacatggcttgcgaggacagcacggcttgcgaggacagcacagcttgcgaggacagcacggcttgcgaggagagcacagcttgcgaggacagcacagcttgcgaggacagctcaacttgagaggacagctcaacttgagaggacagctcaatttgagaggacagctcaacttgagagtacagctcaacttgacagctcaatttgagaccacaggtcaacttgagaggacagctcaacttgagaggacagctcaacttgagagggcagctgaacttgagaggggagctcaacttgagacgacagcacagcttgcgtggacagcacagcttgcgaggacagcacagcttgcgaggacagcacagcttgcgaggacagcacagcttgcgaggacagcacagcttccgaggacagcacagcttgcgaggagagaacggcttgttaggacagtacaggttgcgaggacagcacaggttgcgaggacagcacagcttccaaggacagcacagcttgcgaggacagcacagcttgcgaggacagcacagcttgcgaggacagcacagcttgcgaggacagcacagcttgcgaggacagcacagcttgcgaggacagcacggcttgcgaggaaagcacaggttgcgaagacagctcagcttgagaggacagctcaacttgggaggacagctcaacttgagcggacagctcaagtagagaggacagctcaacttgagaggacagctcaacttgagaggacagctcatcttgagaggacagctcaacttgcgaggacagctcgagaggacagctcatcttga
- the LOC124585282 gene encoding repetin-like → MTAQLARTAQTERTAQLERTAQLERTAQLVRTAYLERTAHRERTAQLERTAQLERTAQLERTAHLERTAQLERTAQLERTAQLERTAQLERTAQLPRTAKLARKAKLARTARIAMTARLRGKHSLRGQHSLRGKHSLRRAAQFARTAQLARTAELARTAQLARTAQLTRTAQLARTAQLVRTAQLARTSQLARTVQLERTAQLERTAQLERTAQLEQTAQLEWTAQLEKTAQLEGTALLKRKALLGRKAQLARTAKLTRTAELARTARHARTARLARTAQLAKTAQLARTAQLARTAQLARKAQLARTAQLARNAQVARTAQLERTAQLDRTAQLERTAQLERKAQLERTAQLQRTAQLERTAQLERTAQLERAAELERAAQLEATAQLARTAQLARTAHFARTAQFARTAQLARTAQLARRERLARTAQVARTAQVARTAQLPRTAKLARTAQLVRTAQLARTAPLGGQHSLRGQHSLRGQHSLRGQHSLRGQLRLRGQLNLRGELNLSRLLNLRGKLNLRGQLNLREQLNLRGQLHLRGLHNLRRQHNLRGQQSLLGQQSLRGQNSLRGQHGFSQRLGGQLSLRGQQSLRGQHSLRGRHGLRGQHGLRGQHSLRGQHGLRGQHSLRGQHSLRGQLNLRGQLNLRGQLNLRGQLNLRVQLNLTAQFETTGQLERTAQLERTAQLERAAELERGAQLETTAQLAWTAQLARTAQLARTAQLARTAQLARTAQLPRTTQLARRERLVRTVQVARTAQVARTAQLPRTAQLARTAQLARTAQLARTAQLARTAQLARTAQLARTARLARKAQVAKTAQLERTAQLGRTAQLERTAQVERTAQLERTAQLERTAHLERTAQLARTAREDSSS, encoded by the exons atgacagcacagcttgcgaggacagctcaaactgagaggactgctcaacttgagaggacagctcaacttgagaggacagcacaacttgtgaggacagcataTCTAGAGAGGACTGCTCAtcgagagaggacagctcaacttgagaggacagctcaacttgagaggacagctcaacttgagaggacagctcatcttgagaggacagctcaacttgagaggacagctcaacttgagaggacagctcaacttgagaggacagcacaacttgagaggacagcacagcttccgaggacagcaaagcttgccaggaaagcaaagcttgcgaggacagcacggattgcgatgacagcacg cttgcgaggaaagcacagcttgcgaggacagcacagcttgcgaggaaagcacagcttacgaagggcagcacagtttgcgaggacagcacagcttgcgaggacagcagagcttgcaaggacagcacagcttgcgaggacagcacagctaacgaggacagcacagcttgcgaggacagcacagcttgtgaggacggcacagcttgcgaggacatcacagcttgcgaggacagttcaacttgagaggacagctcaacttgagaggacagctcagcttgagaggacagctcaacttgagcagacagctcaacttgagtggacagctcaacttgagaagacagctcaacttgaggggactgcactacttaagaggaaagcactacttgggaggaaagcacaacttgcgaggacagcaaagctgacgaggacagcagagcttgcaaggacagcacggcatgcgaggacagcacggcttgcacggacagcacagcttgcgaagacagcacagcttgcgaggacagcacagcttgcgaggacagcacagcttgcgaggaaagcacagcttgcgaggacagcacagcttgcgaggaatgcacaggttgcgaggacagctcagcttgagaggacagctcaacttgacaggacagctcaacttgagcggactgctcaacttgagaggaaagctcaacttgagaggacagctcaacttcagaggacagctcaacttgagaggacagctcaacttgagaggacagctcaacttgagagggcagctgaacttgagagggcagctcaacttgaggcgacagcacagcttgcgaggacagcacagcttgcgaggacagcacattttgcgaggacagcacagtttgcgaggacagcacagcttgcgaggacagcacagcttgcgaggagagaacggcttgcgaggacagcacaggttgcgaggacagcacaggttgcaaggacagcacagcttccaaggacagcaaagcttgcgaggacggcccagcttgtgaggacagcacagcttgcgaggacagcaccgctgggaggacagcacagcttgcgaggacagcacagcttgcgaggacagcacagcttgcgaggacagcacagcttgcgaggacagctcagattgagaggacagctcaacttgagaggagagctcaacttgagcagactgctcaacttgagaggaaagctcaacttgagaggacagctcaatttgagagaacagctcaacttgagaggacagctgcacttgagaggactgcacaacttgagaagacagcacaatttgcgaggacagcaaagcttgctaggacagcaaagtttgcgagggcagaacagcttgcgaggacagcacggcttctca cagaggttgggaggtcagctcagcttgcgtggacagcagagcttgcgaggacagcacagcttgcgaggacgacatggcttgcgaggacagcacggcttgcgaggacagcacagcttgcgaggacagcacggcttgcgaggacagcacagcttgcgaggacagcacagcttgcgaggacagctcaacttgagaggacagctcaacttgagaggacagctcaatttgagaggacagctcaacttgagagtacagctcaacttgacagctcaatttgagaccacaggtcaacttgagaggacagctcaacttgagaggacagctcaacttgagagggcagctgaacttgagaggggagctcaacttgagacgacagcacagcttgcgtggacagcacagcttgcgaggacagcacagcttgcgaggacagcacagcttgcgaggacagcacagcttgcgaggacagcacagcttccgaggacaacacagcttgcgaggagagaacggcttgttaggacagtacaggttgcgaggacagcacaggttgcgaggacagcacagcttccaaggacagcacagcttgcgaggacagcacagcttgcgaggacagcacagcttgcgaggacagcacagcttgcgaggacagcacagcttgcgaggacagcacagcttgcgaggacagcacggcttgcgaggaaagcacaggttgcgaagacagctcagcttgagaggacagctcaacttgggaggacagctcaacttgagcggacagctcaagtagagaggacagctcaacttgagaggacagctcaacttgagaggacagctcatcttgagaggacagctcaacttgcgaggacagctcgagaggacagctcatcttga